A genomic segment from Micromonospora echinaurantiaca encodes:
- the pta gene encoding phosphate acetyltransferase: MARSVYLTSVGSGGGKSTIALGLAELLSRQVERIGAFRPLVGGTGPDPILALLSERYRIEPPLADLSGTTYAEATTLVADGRREELISRIVERYRAVERRCPAVVVVGSDFADGGDGAGPRELAFNARLATEFGSVVVPVVDGFGQEPAAIAAAVRGAYHDLADLGATVLAVIANRVPEPMPLPELPVPAYAIPEVPSVSAPTVAEVAAALGATLLAGDDAALGRDVLDYVVGAAHVPTLLDHLTDGALVITPGDRDDLLVAASAAHVAGQVSVAGLVLTLGEQPDPRAMRLFEGLNTGLAVLSVTSDSYDTVAASSRIEGRLSAGNPRKVEAALGAFERCVDTDDLSRRLRVSRSARVTPLMFEYDLIDRARTQRRHVVLPEGAEERILRAAEILLRRNVADLTLLGRPDDIARRTRELGIDIGGARVVDPVTSEWRDEFAVEYAKLRAHRGVTAELAHDIVAQPNYFGTLMVQTGHADGMVSGATHTTAATIRPAFEIIRTVPGVSVASSVFFMLLADRVLVYGDCAVNRDPDAGQLADIAISSADTAARFGIEPRVAMLSYSTGTSGAGEDVEKVAAATKLVRESRPDLLVEGPIQYDAAIDPAVAATKLPGSEVAGRATVFIFPDLNTGNNTYKAVQRSAGAVAVGPVMQGLRRPVNDLSRGATVPDIVNTVAITAIQASAEVA; this comes from the coding sequence GTGGCCCGGAGTGTGTACCTGACCAGCGTGGGTTCCGGCGGGGGCAAGTCGACCATCGCCCTCGGCCTGGCGGAGCTGTTGTCCCGGCAGGTCGAGCGGATCGGCGCGTTCCGGCCGTTGGTCGGCGGCACCGGCCCCGATCCGATCCTCGCCCTGCTCAGCGAGCGCTACCGGATCGAGCCGCCGCTGGCCGACCTCTCCGGCACCACGTACGCCGAGGCGACCACCCTGGTCGCCGACGGGCGGCGGGAGGAGCTGATCTCCCGGATCGTCGAGCGCTACCGGGCGGTGGAACGGCGGTGCCCGGCGGTGGTCGTGGTGGGCAGCGACTTCGCCGACGGCGGTGACGGCGCCGGCCCCCGCGAGCTGGCCTTCAACGCCCGGCTGGCGACCGAGTTCGGGAGCGTCGTGGTGCCGGTGGTGGACGGCTTCGGGCAGGAACCGGCGGCCATCGCGGCCGCGGTGCGCGGGGCGTACCACGACCTGGCGGACCTGGGCGCCACCGTGCTGGCGGTGATCGCCAACCGGGTGCCCGAGCCGATGCCCCTGCCCGAGCTGCCGGTTCCGGCGTACGCCATCCCGGAGGTGCCGAGCGTGTCGGCGCCGACGGTGGCCGAGGTGGCGGCGGCGCTCGGCGCCACCCTGCTCGCCGGGGACGACGCCGCGCTCGGCCGGGACGTGCTCGACTACGTGGTGGGCGCGGCGCACGTGCCGACCCTGCTGGACCACCTCACCGACGGCGCCCTGGTGATCACCCCCGGGGACCGGGACGACCTGCTGGTGGCCGCCAGCGCCGCGCACGTGGCCGGGCAGGTGTCGGTGGCCGGACTGGTGCTCACCCTCGGCGAGCAGCCCGACCCGCGGGCGATGCGGCTGTTCGAGGGGCTGAACACCGGGCTCGCCGTGCTCTCGGTGACCAGCGACAGCTACGACACGGTGGCCGCGTCCAGCCGGATCGAGGGCCGGCTGAGCGCCGGCAACCCGCGCAAGGTGGAGGCCGCGCTCGGCGCCTTCGAACGCTGCGTGGACACCGACGACCTGTCCCGTCGGCTGCGGGTCAGCCGGTCCGCCCGGGTCACCCCGCTGATGTTCGAGTACGACCTGATCGACCGGGCCCGGACCCAGCGCCGGCACGTGGTGCTGCCGGAGGGGGCGGAGGAACGCATCCTGCGCGCCGCGGAAATCCTGCTGCGCCGCAACGTCGCCGACCTGACCCTGCTCGGCCGCCCCGACGACATCGCCCGGCGTACCCGGGAGCTGGGCATCGACATCGGCGGGGCGCGGGTGGTCGACCCGGTGACCAGCGAGTGGCGCGACGAGTTCGCCGTCGAGTACGCGAAGCTGCGCGCCCACCGCGGCGTCACCGCCGAGCTGGCGCACGACATCGTGGCCCAGCCGAACTACTTCGGCACGCTGATGGTGCAGACCGGGCACGCCGACGGCATGGTCTCCGGTGCGACGCACACCACCGCCGCCACCATCCGCCCGGCGTTCGAGATCATCCGCACCGTGCCGGGCGTCTCGGTCGCGTCCAGCGTCTTCTTCATGCTGCTCGCCGACCGGGTGCTGGTCTACGGCGACTGCGCGGTCAACCGCGACCCGGACGCCGGCCAGCTCGCCGACATCGCAATCTCGTCGGCCGACACCGCCGCCCGGTTCGGCATCGAGCCCCGGGTCGCCATGCTCTCCTACTCCACCGGCACCTCGGGCGCGGGCGAGGACGTGGAGAAGGTCGCGGCGGCCACCAAACTGGTCCGCGAGAGCCGCCCGGACCTGCTGGTGGAGGGGCCCATCCAGTACGACGCGGCGATCGACCCAGCGGTGGCGGCGACAAAGCTGCCCGGCAGCGAGGTCGCCGGCCGGGCGACGGTCTTCATCTTCCCCGACCTGAACACCGGCAACAACACATACAAGGCGGTGCAGCGCTCGGCCGGTGCGGTGGCCGTCGGGCCGGTGATGCAGGGCCTGCGCCGGCCGGTCAACGACCTGTCCCGCGGCGCGACCGTGCCGGACATCGTCAACACGGTGGCGATCACCGCCATCCAGGCCAGCGCGGAGGTCGCATGA
- a CDS encoding NAD(P)-dependent malic enzyme: protein MSPSTVDPADPVFRLHRGGKMAVASTVPLTSREDLSLAYTPGVARVCEAIAADETLVDDYTWVSHTVAVVTDGSAVLGLGNIGPRAALPVMEGKAVLFKQFAGVDAVPVCLDTQDVDEIVAVVRALAPSFGGINLEDISAPRCFEVERRLDEALDIPVFHDDQHGTAIVVLAALRNAATLLNRKLGDLRVAVSGAGAAGVAVTKMLLAGGVDPARVVVCDSKGIIGRHRTGLTDTKAELAAVTNPDGRQGDITEALRDADVLIGVSGGRISEAAVAGMAPGGIVFALANPDPEVHPEVAARHVAVVATGRSDYPNQINNVLAFPGVFRGALDARVTRITEGMKVAAADAIAQVVAETLTPEAIVPSPLDPRVAPAVAEAVAEAARRDGVARA from the coding sequence CGGCAAGATGGCCGTCGCCTCGACGGTCCCGCTGACCAGCCGGGAGGACCTCTCCCTCGCGTACACCCCCGGGGTGGCCCGGGTGTGCGAGGCGATCGCCGCCGACGAGACCCTGGTCGACGACTACACCTGGGTGTCGCACACCGTCGCCGTCGTCACCGACGGCTCGGCCGTACTCGGGCTCGGCAACATCGGCCCGCGCGCCGCGCTGCCGGTGATGGAGGGCAAGGCGGTGCTGTTCAAGCAGTTCGCCGGCGTGGACGCGGTACCGGTCTGCCTGGACACCCAGGACGTCGACGAGATCGTGGCGGTGGTGCGGGCGCTGGCGCCGTCGTTCGGCGGGATCAACCTGGAGGACATCAGCGCCCCGCGCTGCTTCGAGGTGGAGCGCCGGCTGGACGAGGCCCTGGACATCCCGGTCTTCCACGACGACCAGCACGGCACCGCGATCGTCGTGCTGGCCGCGCTGCGCAACGCCGCCACGCTGCTCAACCGCAAGCTGGGCGACCTGCGGGTGGCGGTCAGCGGCGCCGGCGCGGCCGGCGTGGCGGTGACGAAGATGCTGCTGGCCGGGGGAGTGGACCCGGCCCGGGTGGTGGTCTGCGACTCGAAGGGGATCATCGGCCGGCACCGCACCGGGCTCACCGACACCAAGGCCGAACTGGCCGCCGTCACCAACCCCGACGGCCGGCAGGGCGACATCACCGAGGCGCTGCGCGACGCGGACGTGCTGATCGGCGTCTCCGGCGGCCGGATCTCCGAGGCCGCGGTGGCCGGGATGGCCCCCGGCGGGATCGTCTTCGCGCTGGCCAACCCGGACCCGGAGGTGCACCCCGAGGTGGCCGCCCGGCACGTCGCGGTGGTGGCCACCGGGCGCAGCGACTACCCCAACCAGATCAACAACGTGCTGGCCTTCCCCGGCGTGTTCCGGGGCGCGCTGGACGCCCGGGTCACCCGGATCACCGAGGGCATGAAGGTCGCCGCCGCCGACGCCATCGCGCAGGTGGTGGCCGAGACGCTCACCCCGGAGGCGATCGTGCCGTCCCCGCTCGACCCGCGGGTCGCCCCCGCGGTGGCCGAGGCGGTGGCCGAGGCGGCCCGCCGCGACGGCGTCGCCCGGGCCTGA
- a CDS encoding acetate/propionate family kinase: MSRVLVLNCGSSSVKYRLYDGDEIRDKGTVERIGEPGGGPADHETAVRDILGRLDLAGLVAVGHRVVHGGRRFAEPVLIDDAVLAAIRDLVPLAPLHNPANLAGIEVARAALPDVPQVGVFDTAFHHTMPEAAEVYAIDRDTAQRYGIRRYGFHGTSHAYVSRRTAELLDRPYHELNTITLHLGNGASACAVAGGRSLATSMGMSPLQGLVMGTRSGDLDPAVIFHLRREGGLSVDEIDDLLNHRSGLLGLTGANDMREVLQRRADGDPAAALAFDVYCRRITGYVGAYYALLGRVDAITFTAGVGEHAAPVRAAALAGLERLGIVVDPERNAGSGDRVISPPGAEVAVCVIGTDEEREIARTARDLAATAR; this comes from the coding sequence ATGAGCCGCGTCCTCGTCCTCAACTGCGGGTCGTCGTCGGTCAAGTACCGGCTCTACGACGGTGACGAGATACGCGACAAGGGCACCGTGGAGCGGATCGGCGAGCCCGGCGGCGGGCCGGCCGACCACGAGACGGCCGTCCGCGACATCCTCGGCCGGCTCGACCTGGCCGGGCTGGTCGCTGTCGGGCACCGGGTGGTGCACGGTGGCCGGCGGTTCGCCGAGCCGGTGCTGATCGACGACGCGGTGCTGGCCGCCATCCGCGACCTGGTCCCGCTCGCCCCGCTGCACAACCCGGCGAACCTGGCCGGCATCGAGGTCGCCCGGGCGGCCCTGCCGGACGTCCCGCAGGTCGGCGTCTTCGACACCGCGTTCCACCACACCATGCCGGAGGCCGCCGAGGTCTACGCGATCGACCGGGACACCGCGCAGCGGTACGGCATCCGGCGGTACGGCTTCCACGGCACCTCCCACGCGTACGTCTCCCGGCGCACCGCCGAGCTGCTGGACCGCCCGTACCACGAGCTGAACACGATCACTTTGCACCTGGGCAACGGGGCCAGCGCCTGCGCGGTGGCCGGCGGGCGCAGCCTGGCCACCTCGATGGGGATGTCACCGTTGCAGGGGCTGGTGATGGGCACCCGCAGCGGCGACCTGGACCCGGCGGTGATCTTCCATTTGCGCCGCGAGGGCGGACTCTCCGTGGACGAGATCGACGACCTGCTCAACCACCGCAGCGGGCTGCTCGGCCTGACCGGCGCCAACGACATGCGCGAGGTGCTCCAGCGGCGGGCGGACGGCGATCCCGCCGCCGCGCTCGCCTTCGACGTCTACTGCCGCCGGATCACCGGGTACGTCGGCGCGTACTACGCCCTGCTCGGCCGGGTGGACGCGATCACCTTCACCGCCGGGGTGGGCGAGCACGCCGCCCCGGTCCGCGCGGCGGCGCTGGCCGGCCTGGAACGGCTCGGCATCGTCGTCGACCCGGAGCGCAACGCCGGCAGCGGCGACCGGGTCATCTCGCCGCCGGGCGCCGAGGTGGCCGTCTGCGTGATCGGCACCGACGAGGAGCGCGAGATCGCCCGCACCGCCCGCGACCTGGCCGCCACCGCGCGCTGA
- a CDS encoding nucleotidyltransferase domain-containing protein: MVVEGLAGRQLASIVEVVEVAADAGIEVWLRGGWAVDFHLGEVTRPHVDVDWYCWRADADRLAALLLGRGWRPDPRLPVDVQLDLFRDDVEVSFAYLARDADGRVTVGGGPWAGTPLPAGMLAGPPGRIGPLTVPVIAVAAQVEFKRMYPVWMPGRPRRAKDAADLARLGAAPPEHRPEATSPGA, encoded by the coding sequence GTGGTCGTGGAAGGGCTCGCGGGGCGGCAGTTGGCCAGCATCGTCGAGGTGGTCGAGGTGGCCGCCGACGCCGGTATCGAGGTGTGGCTGCGCGGCGGCTGGGCGGTGGACTTCCACCTCGGCGAGGTGACCCGGCCGCACGTGGACGTCGACTGGTACTGCTGGCGTGCCGATGCCGACCGGCTGGCCGCCCTGCTGCTCGGGCGCGGCTGGCGCCCCGACCCGCGGCTGCCGGTCGACGTCCAGCTGGACCTGTTCCGCGACGACGTGGAGGTGAGCTTCGCGTACCTGGCGCGGGACGCCGACGGGCGGGTCACGGTCGGCGGCGGCCCGTGGGCCGGCACCCCGCTGCCGGCCGGGATGCTGGCCGGCCCGCCCGGGCGGATCGGCCCGCTGACCGTCCCGGTCATCGCGGTGGCGGCGCAGGTCGAGTTCAAGCGGATGTACCCGGTCTGGATGCCCGGCCGCCCCCGCCGCGCCAAGGACGCCGCCGACCTGGCCCGCCTCGGCGCCGCCCCGCCGGAGCACCGACCCGAGGCGACCTCGCCCGGGGCGTAG
- a CDS encoding multicopper oxidase family protein gives MKRRDLLVFAGLAALAGCGSPGSASKGNSGTLTFANRLRVPPLLEPVVTKDGTRQFSLTMQAGRTELLPGRPTATWGFNGPFLGPTVRAKRGDRVAMRVHNKLGEPSTVHWHGMRLPAAMDGGPHQMIEPGGTWTPRWTIDQPAATSWYHPHPHGTTAAHVYRGLAGLFLLDDPATAALGLPSTYGVDDVPLVLQDKILDPNGVLLEDPKPTWGLIGDQILVNGVHDPFFEVTTTLVRLRILNGSSARMYHVEFADRRRFHVIGTDAGLLAAPVPVERVQLSPGERLEILVEFAPRDQVVLRSVAGDNGIDEGDYDLLKFVAADRLTPRPPVPGRLAATPRIEVPADARERRFRLSGSDEINGREMDMARIDEVVPAGATEIWHVENTVYAHNFHIHEVAFEVLDIDGQQPPAYLRGPKDTVFVPGKSTVRLAVQFGHFTDPKTPYMYHCHILRHEDKGMMGQFVIVRPGTEASVPRTLPTHHHHG, from the coding sequence GTGAAGCGTCGTGATCTTCTTGTGTTCGCCGGCCTGGCCGCCCTCGCCGGCTGTGGCAGCCCCGGCTCGGCTTCGAAGGGCAACTCCGGCACCCTGACCTTCGCCAACCGGCTGCGGGTGCCGCCGCTGCTCGAACCGGTCGTGACGAAGGACGGCACGAGGCAGTTCTCGTTGACCATGCAGGCGGGGCGGACGGAGTTGCTCCCCGGCAGGCCGACCGCGACGTGGGGGTTCAACGGCCCCTTCCTCGGCCCGACGGTGCGGGCGAAGCGGGGCGACCGCGTCGCGATGCGGGTGCACAACAAGCTCGGTGAGCCGAGCACCGTGCACTGGCACGGCATGCGGCTGCCCGCCGCGATGGACGGCGGCCCGCACCAGATGATCGAGCCGGGTGGCACCTGGACGCCCCGCTGGACGATCGACCAGCCGGCCGCCACCTCCTGGTACCACCCGCACCCGCACGGCACCACCGCCGCGCACGTCTACCGCGGCCTGGCCGGGCTGTTCCTCCTCGACGACCCGGCGACGGCCGCGCTGGGGCTACCGTCGACGTACGGCGTGGACGACGTCCCGCTCGTCCTGCAGGACAAGATCCTCGACCCGAACGGCGTGCTGCTGGAGGACCCCAAGCCGACGTGGGGGCTCATCGGCGACCAGATCCTGGTCAACGGCGTCCACGACCCCTTCTTCGAGGTCACCACGACGCTGGTCCGGCTCCGCATCCTCAACGGCTCCAGCGCCCGGATGTACCACGTCGAGTTCGCCGACCGGCGGCGATTCCACGTCATCGGCACCGACGCCGGGCTGCTGGCGGCACCGGTGCCGGTCGAGCGCGTGCAGCTGAGCCCGGGCGAGCGGCTGGAGATCCTGGTCGAATTCGCCCCGCGCGACCAGGTCGTGCTGCGCAGCGTCGCCGGCGACAACGGCATCGACGAAGGTGACTACGACCTGCTGAAGTTCGTCGCGGCGGACCGGCTCACCCCGCGTCCTCCGGTGCCGGGGCGGCTGGCCGCGACGCCGCGCATCGAGGTGCCCGCCGACGCCCGGGAGCGCAGGTTCCGGCTCAGCGGCAGCGACGAGATCAACGGGCGGGAGATGGACATGGCCCGGATCGACGAGGTGGTGCCGGCGGGGGCGACGGAGATCTGGCACGTCGAGAACACCGTCTACGCCCACAACTTCCACATCCACGAGGTGGCGTTCGAGGTCCTGGACATCGACGGGCAGCAGCCGCCGGCGTACCTGCGGGGGCCGAAGGACACGGTGTTCGTTCCCGGCAAGTCGACGGTGCGGCTCGCCGTCCAGTTCGGCCACTTCACCGACCCGAAGACGCCGTACATGTACCACTGCCACATCCTCCGGCACGAGGACAAGGGCATGATGGGCCAGTTCGTGATCGTGCGGCCCGGCACCGAGGCGTCGGTGCCCCGCACGCTGCCGACCCACCACCACCACGGCTGA
- a CDS encoding alpha/beta hydrolase family protein, which yields MPRRRTPALLACALLTAGLVGCSGDTGPARPQAVPTQAPAATTPAPRVPAGTAPERAFAVGVRQLKLNRDGDRPLPVTVWYPAAGKAGGEPERSAGAADGRFPVVMFSHGLGGRPADYETLLTRWAAAGFVVAAPTFPHTSRGTDTNVLDVLNQPADVSYALTQVLALDGKAGDPLRGRLAGDRVAAAGHSAGGVTTIGLFTAGRDERLDAGVVFAGTALGVGTAFAGAAAPQLFVHGEADEVVQYAAGKEAYDKVPWPKAMLSLPNGDHGRALLSDGAALRVVSDTTVEFLRWTLYGDEAAKRRIPTDAARGDIAVLDNRL from the coding sequence ATGCCGCGTCGCCGCACCCCTGCCCTGCTCGCCTGCGCCCTGCTCACCGCCGGTCTGGTCGGCTGCTCCGGAGACACCGGGCCGGCCCGCCCGCAGGCCGTCCCCACCCAGGCCCCGGCGGCGACCACTCCGGCACCACGGGTACCCGCCGGCACCGCGCCGGAGCGGGCCTTCGCGGTGGGCGTACGCCAGCTGAAGCTGAACCGCGACGGCGACCGCCCGCTGCCGGTGACCGTCTGGTACCCGGCGGCCGGGAAGGCCGGCGGTGAGCCCGAACGGTCCGCGGGGGCCGCCGACGGCCGGTTCCCCGTGGTGATGTTCAGCCACGGCCTGGGCGGGCGCCCGGCCGACTACGAGACGCTGCTCACCCGGTGGGCGGCGGCCGGCTTCGTGGTGGCCGCGCCGACCTTCCCGCACACCTCCCGGGGCACCGACACCAACGTGCTGGACGTGCTCAACCAGCCCGCCGACGTGTCGTACGCGCTGACCCAGGTGCTCGCCCTCGACGGCAAGGCCGGTGATCCGCTGCGGGGCCGGCTGGCCGGCGACCGGGTTGCGGCGGCCGGGCACTCGGCCGGCGGGGTGACCACCATCGGCCTGTTCACCGCCGGCCGGGACGAACGGCTCGACGCCGGGGTGGTGTTCGCCGGCACCGCGCTCGGGGTGGGCACCGCGTTCGCCGGCGCCGCCGCGCCGCAGCTGTTCGTGCACGGCGAGGCCGACGAGGTGGTCCAGTACGCCGCCGGCAAGGAGGCGTACGACAAGGTGCCCTGGCCGAAGGCGATGCTGAGCCTGCCGAACGGCGACCACGGGCGGGCGCTGCTCAGCGACGGAGCCGCGCTGCGGGTGGTCTCGGACACCACCGTCGAGTTCCTGCGCTGGACCCTCTACGGCGACGAGGCCGCCAAGCGGCGCATCCCCACCGACGCCGCGCGGGGCGACATCGCCGTCCTCGACAACCGCCTCTGA
- a CDS encoding zinc-binding dehydrogenase, with protein sequence MPIMRAAFASRFDDADPLAALTVGERPEPTHPDDDWVTVQVRASSLNHHDLWSLRGVGLTGDQLPMILGCDAVGVDPDGNEVVVYPVVATPGDPRGVSILSEHFPGTLAERVAVPRSNLVPLPAGLAATDAACLPTAWLTAWRMLTTKGRVGDADAVLVQGAGGGVATAAVALAAAMGKRVYATSRDAAKRERIAELGATAVEPGARLPERVDVVIETVGAATFDHSLKSAAPMARIVVSGATAGHEPKVNLRRVFAMQLEILGTSMGTPDELADLLAFCAEHQVRPVVDSVVPFSRVEEAFARLHSGEVFGKVVVDHTA encoded by the coding sequence GTGCCGATCATGCGTGCCGCCTTCGCCTCCCGCTTCGACGACGCCGACCCGCTCGCCGCGCTCACCGTCGGCGAGCGGCCCGAGCCGACCCACCCGGACGACGACTGGGTCACCGTGCAGGTTCGGGCCAGTTCGCTGAACCACCACGACCTGTGGTCGCTGCGCGGGGTGGGGCTCACCGGCGACCAGTTGCCGATGATCCTCGGCTGCGACGCCGTCGGCGTCGACCCGGACGGCAACGAGGTGGTCGTCTACCCCGTGGTCGCCACCCCGGGTGACCCGCGCGGCGTCTCCATCCTCTCCGAGCACTTCCCGGGCACGCTCGCCGAGCGGGTGGCCGTACCCCGGTCGAACCTGGTGCCGCTGCCGGCCGGACTGGCCGCCACCGACGCGGCCTGCCTGCCGACCGCGTGGCTCACCGCCTGGCGGATGCTCACCACCAAGGGCCGGGTCGGCGACGCCGACGCGGTGCTGGTGCAGGGCGCCGGGGGCGGCGTCGCCACGGCCGCCGTCGCGCTCGCCGCGGCGATGGGCAAGCGGGTCTACGCGACCAGCCGGGACGCCGCCAAGCGGGAGCGGATCGCCGAGCTGGGCGCGACCGCCGTCGAGCCGGGCGCCCGGCTGCCCGAGCGGGTCGACGTGGTGATCGAGACCGTTGGCGCGGCCACCTTCGACCACTCGCTGAAGTCCGCCGCGCCGATGGCCCGGATCGTCGTCTCCGGCGCCACCGCCGGGCACGAGCCCAAGGTCAACCTGCGCCGGGTCTTCGCCATGCAGCTGGAGATCCTGGGCACTTCGATGGGCACCCCGGACGAACTGGCGGACCTGCTCGCCTTCTGCGCCGAGCACCAGGTGCGGCCGGTGGTGGACAGCGTGGTGCCGTTCAGCCGGGTCGAGGAGGCGTTCGCCCGCCTGCACTCCGGCGAGGTCTTCGGCAAGGTGGTCGTCGACCACACCGCCTGA
- a CDS encoding DUF6104 family protein, with the protein MYFTDRGIEELVERRGDEQVSMEWLGERLRDFVDLNPEFETPIERLATYLARLDDPDDE; encoded by the coding sequence ATGTACTTCACCGACCGCGGCATCGAGGAACTCGTCGAACGCCGGGGCGACGAGCAGGTCAGCATGGAGTGGCTCGGCGAGCGCCTGCGCGACTTCGTCGACCTCAACCCCGAGTTCGAGACCCCGATCGAACGCCTCGCCACCTACCTGGCCCGCCTCGACGACCCCGACGACGAGTAA
- a CDS encoding alpha/beta hydrolase family protein: MGVKRLVAALLTALLAGCGTATAAPGTPEPARRAPAGTYAVGVRTLTVDAASARPLPVTLWYPADGNAVAAGRFPVVLYSHGLDSLPHLHAGVTTRWAAAGFVVAAPAYPHTRRGTRRFDRADVRHQPADGWRVIRHLVRLDTRPGDPLAGHLDVARFAAAGHSAGGFTTAGMFTSGRSSRLRAGIVIAGGGMAGSFAAPAAPVLFVHGTADPVVPLAVGRAAYRRAGGPAAFLSVLGQGHGEYLTPGRPGFAQVLATTTDFLRWHLYGDPDAARRLPAGANAPALTRYETRPAP; encoded by the coding sequence GTGGGGGTCAAGCGGCTGGTCGCCGCGCTGCTGACGGCGCTGCTGGCCGGTTGCGGGACGGCCACCGCCGCGCCCGGTACGCCGGAACCGGCCCGCCGGGCGCCCGCCGGGACGTACGCCGTCGGCGTGCGTACGCTCACCGTCGACGCGGCCTCCGCGCGCCCGCTGCCGGTCACCCTCTGGTATCCGGCGGACGGGAACGCGGTGGCCGCGGGTCGGTTCCCGGTGGTGCTCTACAGCCACGGGCTGGACAGCCTGCCGCACCTGCACGCCGGGGTGACCACCCGGTGGGCCGCCGCCGGCTTCGTGGTGGCCGCACCGGCGTACCCGCACACCCGCCGCGGCACGCGCCGGTTCGACCGGGCCGACGTGCGGCACCAGCCGGCCGACGGGTGGCGGGTGATCCGGCACCTGGTCCGCCTCGACACCCGGCCCGGTGATCCGCTCGCCGGTCACCTGGACGTCGCCCGGTTCGCCGCGGCCGGCCACTCGGCGGGCGGGTTCACCACCGCCGGCATGTTCACCTCGGGGCGGTCCTCCCGGCTACGGGCGGGCATCGTGATCGCCGGCGGCGGGATGGCCGGGAGCTTCGCCGCGCCGGCCGCACCGGTGCTCTTCGTGCACGGCACCGCCGACCCGGTGGTGCCGCTGGCGGTCGGCCGGGCGGCCTACCGGCGCGCCGGCGGCCCGGCCGCCTTCCTGAGCGTGCTCGGGCAGGGCCACGGCGAGTACCTGACCCCGGGCCGGCCGGGCTTCGCCCAGGTCCTCGCCACCACCACCGACTTCCTCCGCTGGCACCTCTACGGCGACCCGGACGCCGCCCGCCGCCTCCCCGCCGGCGCCAACGCCCCCGCCCTCACCCGCTACGAGACCCGCCCCGCCCCCTGA